The sequence GCAGTAATTTTCATTTGTGTAAATAAATTTACTACTGTATTACAGAAAAGTTTTATTCAGTTTCAGATGGCGCTGAATTAAGCGGAACCAGTGCGCTCATAATATAGGCTGGAATTGTGCAGATAATTATCCAAACAAAGAATTCATAGTAACCCATATAGTCGCTGAAAAAACCACTCACCATACCAGGCAATAAATAAGCGAGGTACATAATAGCCATTGCAAAACTAAAATTAGCCAACTGGTATTTCCCCGGAGTCAGCTCCTGTAGTATAAAGAATATAAGAGCCATTAATCCAAAACCATAGCATAAGTGCTGAAAAGCAACCATGACAATAATAGACAATTCATCTACTGGTTGTGCAATCGCCAGATAAGTATACACCAGATAAGACAAATTCATAACTGCACACAAAGTCATTAAAGTCTTGCGGTTAAAAGATTTTGATGCAGCAAAATAGCTGGCAGCCAGTGATCCTATTACAATAGCGACTAACCCTACAATATCAAAAATAAAACTTGCATCAGCCTTATCAATTCCCAAACCACCTTCAATTCTGGAAGCTTTAAAAAACAAAGGAGCAATTTTAACTGCCTGAGCTTCGGCCAGCCTGAATAAGAAAACAAATCCAATCCCGAAAACTAAATTCTTTTTTCTGATAAACTGAAGTAGTACATCCTTATAAATTACAACAGCTTCAGGGGCAGATTCTACTTCGTGTAAGGCATTCCCTCCTGTAGGAATTTTGGTTGCGGATATTACACCCGCTGTAATCATAAGGACTGCATAAATCAACATTACTACCATCCAGGCAATTTTTAACCCGTAAGACTCCTGAAGCAAGAAAGCCAGTGCAACCAACCCTGGACCAAATAAGGATTTTGCCAAAGTAAAAAATACGGTTTGCCATCCGGCAAACTGTTGTTGTTGCTTAGCACTCAATTCATTTACATAGATACCATCAATAGCGGCATCCTGTGTAGCAGCAGCCACAGCAATAGCAATGAAGAATCCAATTGATAAACCAAAAAAGCGATCAGAAATTAAACTCACTGCCACCAGCGCAAATAAAACACCCAAAAAGAACTGTGATACATACACGAAATATCTTTTTGTTTGAAACATTTCCAATAAAGGTGCCCATAAAAATTTTAACGCCCAGGGCAACATGATAACGGAAGTCCAGAATGCTATTTCAGTATCTGTTACCTCAAAGGACTCGTACATGGTAGCTACTGTGCTAGATAAGGCAATAAAAGGAATTCCCCTGGCCATCCAGGAACTGGCAATCCAACCTAAAGGAGAAGATGATTTTGTAATTATTTCAGACACATTATTAGATTAAACCCTTTATTAAATTAAACCCATGATTAAAAATATGAATATACCGTAAATTTTGACTTAAATAGATCGTTTGAAACGAGGAACTTTTCTATGCTTGGTTGCCTGTTCAAATGCATAAGCCAAACCTATTATTTTTCCTTCTTCATATTTGGACGCAATAAAAGAAAGTCCAACAGGCAATCCATGAATATCTCCCATAGGAACAGTAATATGCGGATAACCAGCCATGGCTGCAGGAGGACAAAAATAAAATCCAGGATCATAGTCTCCGTTAACCCAATCAATACAGTGTGCTGGCCCGTAACTGGTACCTACAATTGCATCCAGCTGGTTCTTCTGCATAATACGGTCTATAATACCGCGCGCCGAAGTAGATGTAGCCAATGCCTTTAAGTATTCATTGCTTTTTAAATCTCCTTTGGCATTGCTCATCTCAACCAGTTCCTGTTTAAAATAAGGCATGGCTTTGTCTGCATTTTTTTTATTAAACTCAATCAGTTCACTCATCGACTTAACCCCTTTTTTAACCCCGGATAAATATTTATTTAATCCATCTTTAAACTCATATAATAAAACCTGGAATTCGGCCTCACCCAAAGCACCTGTTTCTTTCACCAATTCAACAGGTATGATGGTAGCACCCAATTGCTTTAACTGATCAATCGTTTTTTGATACAGCGTCACTACTTCTTCCTGTCGGCCTCTTAAAAAAGATTGCTCTACCCCAATGCGCTTGCCTTTCAAAGCATTTTTATCGAGGAAACTGGTATAGTCTTTTGCAATTTTATCTTTTGCATTTGCAGTAATGGAATCAGCAGGATCTACTCCTACCATGGCATTCAACAAAATTGCAGCATCCGCAACGGTTCTGGTCATAGGCCCAGCTGTATCCTGTGTGGCAGAAATAGGTATGATTCCTGAGCGGCTAACAAGTCCTACCGTTGGCTTAATTCCTACAATACCACAAAAAGAAGCAGGTGCAATAACAGAGCCATCGGTTTCGGTACCAACAGCAACTGCGCACAAATTGGCAGACACTGCCACAGCTGATCCGGAACTGGAACCACAGGGAGAACGATTGATCACATAAGGATTTCTGGTTTGTCCGCCTCTACTACTCCATCCGCTGCTAGATCTTGTTGATCTGAAATTAGCCCATTCACTTAAATTGGTTTTACCAATGATTAAAGCACCGGCTTTTCGCAACTGAGTAACTACAAAAGCATCTTTTGCGGCAACATGATCGGCCAATGCAATGGAACCGGCTGTTGTATGCATTTTATCTGCTGTGTCAATATTGTCTTTAATCATAATTGGTATCCCATGTAGTGGTCCGCGAAGCTTACCCTGCTTTCGCTCCTTATCCATTTGCTCTGCAAGCATCAGCGCTTCCGGATTTACTTCAATTACCGATTTTAAATCGTGTCTTCCCTGATCAACTTCACTAATTCGGGTTAAGTATAATTCAGCTAGTTTAACTGAAGTGTATTTGCCTGATTGTAACCCCTGCTGTAATTCTGCAATGGTAATTTCTGACAATTCAAACTCGTCTCTGCCCAATTCAGCGGCAGCCGAAATTTCGGCGCTATCGCGCTTTTTGTCTTCAGCGTTATTAGCACCACTGCTACATCCAGCTAACCCGGAAGCAACTGTACCTGTTACTGTTACAGCAGCGGCAGCTGCTAAAGAACCATTGCGTAAAAACTTTCTTCTGTTCATTGTAAAATATTTAACCACCATGAAAATAATGAAAAAAAGGTCAACCGAGTTTGTACATTTGCCGGATGTCAAAGCCAATCATTTGCGTGGGAGCTATTTTAGTGGATGAGCTCATTCATGCAGCCGTTCCCATTTTACCTGCCACTACCGTAAATGCTCATATTACTAAAACCGCTGGAGGCGTAGCACATAATATTGCCAAGCAATTAAGCATTCTTGGCGTGAATATTCAGTTGATTAGTGTATTTGGAAATGACAGTGATGGCGATTGGTTAAAACAATCCTGCGCTGCTGCTGGTGTAAAAATAGACGCCAGCATTACCAAAGAAGGTATATCCGGTAGATATACCGGCGTGCTAAATTCTGATGGATCATTATATGCAGCTTTCTTATCGAACGCAGCCGTTGAAATGGTTACACCTGAGCATTTACAAAAGCATGAAGCTTTGCTCCAGACTGCTCAATATATCATGGCTGATGCCAATACCAGTATTGAAAGCATGAACTGGTTACTTTCTTTCAGCAACAGAACAGGAATACCTTTTATTATAGAACCCGTATCTGTACCACCTGCAATGAAACTGCAGCAAATGGATCTGAATGGTTTGTATATGGTAACGCCCAATGAAGATGAGTTACCTGTTATTTGCAGTGCAAAATCTTTCTTAACGCAATTACAGGTAGAAGAACTATTGAAGCGTGGCGTAAAAAATATCTGGCTGCACAATGGCAAACAAGGATCTGCTTTTTATACCAAAGACAAGACCGTTACACTACATGCTCCCGATATTGAAGTAGTAGATTGTACCGGCGCTGGCGACGGATCCTTGTCCGGATTTTTATTAGGAAAAACATTGGGCAAAACCGATGAAGAGTGTATTAAACTAGCACATACTTTATCTGCAGAAATTTTACAGGTAAACGGAGCCATTGTGACCCATTTAACACAGGAGCAATTACTGAATAATGTGAACAAATACTATCCGAGCATACCCTAAAAAGTGAGCACACAAACAACACGACCATTCTTTTAAAATGATAACCTAATGACGCAGCCATCTAATTTTCATATCCATCCAGAAGTTGCAGCAGCCTTAAGAGATGGAGAACCCGTGGTTGCATTGGAAAGTACCATTATATCACATGGTATGCCCTATCCACAGAATGTAGCTACCGCAAGGGTTGTGGAAGATATTGTAAGAAAGAATGGAGCTGTTCCTGCTACAATCGCCATCATCAAAGGAAAATGTACGGTAGGTTTAACCCAGGAAGAATTGGAATATTTTGGACAGGCAAAAGACGTGCAGAAAGTAAGCTTGCGAGACATGCCCTATGTTGTTAGTCAGGGATTATATGGTGCCACAACCGTAGCAGCCACTATGCGGATTGCAGCCATGGCAGGCATTTCTATTTTTGTAACGGGAGGAATTGGAGGCGTACACAGAGGAGCAGAAAAAAATATGGATATATCTGCGGACCTAACAGAAATGCAACAAACCAATGTGGCTGTTGTATCTGCTGGTGTTAAATCTATTTTAGACATTGGTCTTACACTTGAATATTTAGAAACCCTGGGGGTTCCTGTGGTAACCATTGGTCAGGAAGCATTTCCCAGTTTTTATTCGCAGGATAGTGGACATAAAAGTCCCTTACAGTTAAATACACCCGAAGAAATAGCAGCGATGCTAAAAGTGAAATGGGAGATGGGTTTGAAAGGATCGGTACTCATTGCCAATCCGATACCCGCTGATCTGGAAATACCCGCTGCCATAATGGAAGAGCATATCGTATTGGCTTTAGACGCCGCTTCACGAGCAGGTGTAAGAGGAAAAGATCTCACACCTTATTTACTCAGTTATATAGCCAAACACACGAATGGAGAAAGTTTAGACGCCAATATTGCATTGATAAAAAACAATGCAGCTATTGGCGCCCAGATTGCAGTTGCGTTATCTGCGATTATAGATTAATACCCTATTTACTTCGCTGGTGTAATAATAATATTTCGATATTCTACCGGACCATGATCTCCTTGTAACATAATGGGACCTGGCTCTCCCTCTTTGCTGTCTAATGCACCACCCGTAATACCAGGAATAATCTGATCCACAATAATGGCTTTTCCATTGGCTACCACAGTAACTCTGCGGCCAATTAAAGTGATATCATAGGTCTGCCATTCACCGGGTGCTTTGGCAGCCATTTCATTCGGGGTTAAGAAACCATAGACGCCTCCAAACAAAGTAGCGCTGGGTTCTTTTCCTGCATTGTCTTCAACCTGCACTTCGTAACGACCTCTTAAATAAACGCCACTATTGCTCCCTGCAGGATAGCGGAATTCAATATGTAGTTTGAAGTCTTCAAATTTTTGATCAGTAATAATATTTGCACCACTTTTTGGGCTGGTTAAAATCCCATTGATATTTACCCACTGATTGTTGTTTCTGTCTGCATGCCATCCTTCCGTACCCTTCCCACTTAAGAGGTTGATGGGCTTACCCCATACAGGTGCTTTTTCTCTTTTCAATAAAGGGGCGCGCTCACCTGTGAAAGAATGTACTTTACCATAAGACTGGGTGATGGTTCCTGTGAGTTTATCGTTTTCTAACACTGCATCAAATTCCATGTATTTGTCTAAACGATCCCATTGTGAAGGAATGCTGAAGTGAATTTTTCCATCTTTCACTTGTACGTGACTGATGGGTCTGGCACTACCACCGTCAGCAACAAAATAGCCAACCAGCGTTTTAACACCCGACAATTTTACTTCTAACCAGGATGGGGCAATGCGGCCATCCATATTTACGGTTAAATCCCATCGGCCAATGATGTCGTTGTCGGCAGCAATTTTTTCGAAGGTGTTAGTTTTCACTTGAGTGGTAACGGGCGCAGCAGCAGTTGCAACACAAATGTTAGTACTTGCAAAAACAGCAAGACCCGCAAACAAGAATTTTTTCATAACAGCAAGCATTTATTTTTTTGTATAAAAGGCAACCCGAGATTTTTCGAGTTGTCATTAAAGATGTCCATTTTTAATTTCATCCACTACACCGGGATCTAATAAAGTAGTAGTATCCCCTAAATTTTCTGTTTCCCCCTCCGCAATCTTGCGTAAGATTCTACGCATGATTTTACCACTGCGCGTTTTGGGCAAGCCACTCACAAACTGAATTTTATCGGGCTTGGCAATCGGTCCAATCATACGCGTAACGGTTTGTAAAATATCCTTGCGCGTGAGCTCTTCGTCGCCGTGTGTATTACTATAAATTACAAAAGCATAAATGCCCTGACCTTTTACATCGTGCGGATAACCCACCACTGCACTTTCAATAACACCGGCGTGCATATTTATTGCATTCTCCACTTCAGCTGTACCAATCCGGTGACCACTTACATTCAATACATCGTCTACACGACCAGTAATGCGGAAAAATCCATTCTCATCTTTTAACGCACCATCACCCGTGAAGTATAAGTTTTCGTAAGTAGCAAAATAATTGGTTCGGCAACGTTCGTGATCGCCATAAGTAGTGAGCAACAAAGAAGGCCAAGGGAACTTAATACACAGATTGCCTTTGTAAATACCGTCTTCTGCTTCTGTAATTTCTACCCCTTTTTCATCTACCAAAATTGGTTGCACACCAGGCATAGGAAGTGTAGCCCATCCAGGTTTAGAAGGCGTAATACCAGCCAGGTTACTAATTAAGCAACCGCCAGTTTCGGTTTGCCACCAGGTATCAATGATGGGACAGTTTTTCTTGCCAACGTTTTCATTGTACCAATGCCATGCTTCTTCATTAATGGGTTCTCCTACTGTACCCAAAACTTTTAAAGAGCTCAAATCCTTTCCCTGCAAGGGGCCTAGGCCATAACTCATTAAAGAACGAATGGCTGTTGGAGCTGTATATAAAATATTGACTTTGTATTTGTCTACAATTTCCCAGAACCTCCCGGCATCGGGCCAGGTAGGAACGCCTTCGAACATGAGCGAAGTAGCCCCTGCGCTCAATGGACCATAGACAATATAAGAGTGCCCTGTAATCCACCCGATATCCGCTGTACAAAAATGAATTTGACCTGGCTGATAATTAAAGATATTTACAAACGTATAGTTGGTATACACCATATATCCCGCACACGCGTGTACTACACCTTTGGGTTTACCCGTACTACCTGATGTATATAAAATAAACAATGGATCTTCCGCGTCCATTTCTTCGGCCGGCAACTCTTTAATGCCCATTTCTTCTACATGACGCATTTCGTCTTCCCACCAAACATCTCTTCCCTTAATCATAGAAATAGGGGTGCGAGTGCGGGTATATACTATTACTTTCTTCACTGTTCTATTACCAATTAAGGCATCGTCAATTACCGATTTCAATGGAATGTCTTTACCACCACGGAAGGCACCATCGCAGGTAACAATGAATTCGCTTTGCGCATCATATAAACGATCAGCAATGCTCTGCGCGCTGAATCCCCCAAAAATTACTGAGTGAATCGCGCCAATACGGGCACAAGCTAAAACAGCGATAGCTAATTCAGGAATCATTCCCATATAAATACAAACACGGTCGCCTTTCTGAACACCGTTATTAATTAATACTTGTGCAAACTGGCAAACACGCTTGTGCAATACATTATAGGTAAGCACTCTTTGCTTTTCGTGCGGATCATTCGACTCCCAAATAATGGCAGGTACATTTCCACGTTCAGCCAAATGACGATCCAAACAGTTTTCTGTAATATTCAGTTTACCTCCCTTGAACCATTCATTCTTGGGCTCGGAAAAATTCCAGTCAAGGACTTTATCCCATTTTTTTCTCCAGACAAAGTGCTCTGCAATCGAGGACCAGAAGGCTTCGGGGTTCTCTACACTCTCTTTGTACACACGCTGGTACTCTTCAAAGGATTTGATTTGATAAGGATAACTCATGGTCAACATTTACCCTTGTAATTTAAAACATCTTACACAGAGTTGTTGAAGTTTTCTTTCGAAAGGAATATATTTAAGGATGAATAAAACCAAAGGAACATCTATCACTACCGTCATTAGTGCATCCTCGGTGGGAACGATGATTGAGTGGTACGATTTTTATATTTTCGGAAGTCTCGCCACTATCATTTCAACTAAATTTTTTCCGCAGGATAATCCAACAGCAGCTTTTTTAAGTACGCTAGCCACTTTTGCCGCAGGATTTGTGGTAAGACCTTTCGGGGCTTTATTTTTTGGAAGACTGGGCGATTTAATAGGACGTAAGTACACATTCATGGTAACGCTTTTACTCATGGGCGGTGCCACTTTTTTAATTGGATGTATTCCGTCGTATGAAAGCATTGGCTTTATGGCTCCCGTATTGATACTGCTGCTAAGACTCTTGCAGGGATTGGCTTTGGGCGGAGAGTATGGAGGCGCTGCCACTTATGTAGCCGAACATTCACCCAATAACAAAAGAGGGCTCATGACCTCCTGGATACAGACCACTGCAACGGTTGGTTTGTTTGTATCGCTATTAGTTATCATGGGAACACGCGCTGCATTAACAGCAGAAGATTTTAACGAATGGGGATGGCGGGTTCCGTTTTGGGTATCCATTTTAATGGTATTGGTTTCTTATCTGATTAGAAAAAATATGGAAGAGTCACCCGTGTTTGCGAAAGCCAAAGCATCGGGCAAAACTTCTGTGAATCCACTCAAAGAAAGTTTCGGCAATAAACTGAATTTCAAATTCGTGTTATTGGCCTTGTTTGGTGCAGTGATGGGACAGGGCGTAATCTGGTATACAGGACAGTTTTATGCCATGAGTTTTCTGGAAAAAACGATGAACGTACACAAAGAACAGGTGGACAGTTTGATGTTCATTGCGCTCATCATGGGTACACCTTTCTTTTTGGTGTTTGGCTGGTTCAGTGATAAAGTGGGCAGAAAATGGATCATGATGTTGGGGATGTTGGTAGCCATTGTTTCGTATAGACCTATCTATGAGAAAATGTACCAGACTACGAATCTTGAAAAGAAAAAAGAAGTAAGTCGCAGCATTAACATGGTCAATAATGTAAACACGATTACCACTCTATATGCGGACAGCACCATTAAAACAGAAATTCAAAAGACCAATCCAGCCAACGGCGCCACACTTAGCACTATTCATATTCAGGTAAACGAATCAGATGAACGCAAATTGATTTTGCTGGTTTTTTTACAAGTGATTTTTGTAACCATGGTGTACGGGCCCATTGCTGCATTTTTAGTAGAAATGTTCCCCACTAAAATAAGGTATACATCCATGAGCCTGCCCTATCATATTGGCAATGGGGTATTTGGGGGATTGTTACCGGCTGTAGCCACCTACCTAACTACACAGGCAAAGACAGCTGGGAAAGCCGACTGGTACCTGGAGGGACTCTGGTATCCAATAGGCGTAGCAACGGTTTGCTTGATTATAGGAGTGATCTACATTAATGGAAAAGACAAAGAAATAAACGATTAAACCATTTTAAAATAATCTTGTTATGAATATTGTTAGAAAGTTGCTAGGTATTGTGTGGCTTGCATTAGGATTGGCTGTAGGCTATTTTGGACTCACCATCTTAGGCATCCCTAAACTAACCAGCGGCAAACAAGACGACCTGGTTTTTGGCATTATCATCTGTTTTATTTTGTTACCGATTGTGGTAGGAGGATTGTTAGTATTTGGAAAATATGCATTGCAGGGAGAGTATAAAATCATAGAAGATAACCCAGAACACGCACATTATATAGAGTAATATACCCCCCGAGTATAGTTTTACCCCCAATCCCTTCATTTTATTATGAGGGGATTTTTTTATATTCAGCATCGCAATGCATTTGATTAAACCTTAATCCTGTTCAGACCATTTATTATTCAATCTATTTAAATTTTTGATCATGAAATTTTCCGTAATCTGTTTTGTAAGTCTCAGTTTTTTTGTGAGCACTTCTCTTATTGCCATCAAAAGCAATGCGCAAACAGTTAACCCGACTGCATCCGCAGCCAGTGTTAATCCCCCCAATACAAAATATGCCAAAGACGTAAGCAGTGTCGATAATATTATTGCCGCATTATACAATGTAATCTGTGGTGCACCTGGTGAGCCACGCGATTGGGAAAGATTCAAATACTTATTTGGAAAAGATGCGAAGCTGATTCCAACAGGGAAAGATGCGGCTGGAAAATACATGTATAGAACCATGACACCGGAGGAATACATTACCATGTTCAGCACGCGCATCAAAACCGGTTTCTTTGAAAAAGAATTGAAACGCGAAACCGTTTCCTTTGGTACCGTGATGCACGCATTTAGCACCTATGAAACCAGAGAAACAGAAAACGGTCCTAGTACCAACAGAGGTATCAATAGTATACAACTGTTTAAAGACCAGGACCGCTTCTATATTGTGAATATTTTCTGGTGTGCAGAGAGTATGGGCTTTACATTGCCTGCAGCTGCACTGAAGTAATTATTTTTTAATGAACGGCAGTTTAATTACAGAAGGAAACTGCTTGGAGTGATGAATTTTATTTTGCACCACAACACCCGTAGCTTCATCATAGTTGTTGCCACCTGTATTCATATTGCGATCGAAGCGAGGAAAATTACTGCTGGAAACTTCAATGCGAATTTTATGACCCGGTGCAAAATAGTTACTGGTCACCATTGGTGTTAAATCTACTTTGTACACTTTCCCTTTTTCCATGAAGACTTCCTTGTCGTAGCCTTCTCTGTAACGCAAGCGCTGAATGGTTTCGTCTAAGTTGTAGGCTTTGCCATCGGGATGCACATCAATGAGTTTGATAGTAATATCTGTATCCAAACCTGTAGAAGAAACATACAGCGTGGACTCAATAAAGCCTGTAACTTCTACTCCTTCTTTTAATTCTTCAGAAGTATATACCAAGATATCATTGCGCAGTTCCATTTCGGATTGATCAAAACTGCCGCCCTGTACAGCGTTGCCGGTGCAGCAAACATTGCCACCGTAAGAAGTAACCGGGTTCATGGGATCATAAGTAAATGCATCGGGAATGTCTTTGGCAGGAGGCATCATAGTAAGTGCGCCATCTCCATTGCGGGTATTGGCTTTGCCGGCACTAGACAAATAAAAAGATTTCATTTCGGTATTGGCCAACGGAAAACTTTCTGCCTGTTGCCACTTGTTAGCGCCCATAGTATAGTATCGAACCCTGGGTTGCTT is a genomic window of Sediminibacterium sp. TEGAF015 containing:
- a CDS encoding MFS transporter, with translation MSEIITKSSSPLGWIASSWMARGIPFIALSSTVATMYESFEVTDTEIAFWTSVIMLPWALKFLWAPLLEMFQTKRYFVYVSQFFLGVLFALVAVSLISDRFFGLSIGFFIAIAVAAATQDAAIDGIYVNELSAKQQQQFAGWQTVFFTLAKSLFGPGLVALAFLLQESYGLKIAWMVVMLIYAVLMITAGVISATKIPTGGNALHEVESAPEAVVIYKDVLLQFIRKKNLVFGIGFVFLFRLAEAQAVKIAPLFFKASRIEGGLGIDKADASFIFDIVGLVAIVIGSLAASYFAASKSFNRKTLMTLCAVMNLSYLVYTYLAIAQPVDELSIIVMVAFQHLCYGFGLMALIFFILQELTPGKYQLANFSFAMAIMYLAYLLPGMVSGFFSDYMGYYEFFVWIIICTIPAYIMSALVPLNSAPSETE
- a CDS encoding amidase, with protein sequence MNRRKFLRNGSLAAAAAVTVTGTVASGLAGCSSGANNAEDKKRDSAEISAAAELGRDEFELSEITIAELQQGLQSGKYTSVKLAELYLTRISEVDQGRHDLKSVIEVNPEALMLAEQMDKERKQGKLRGPLHGIPIMIKDNIDTADKMHTTAGSIALADHVAAKDAFVVTQLRKAGALIIGKTNLSEWANFRSTRSSSGWSSRGGQTRNPYVINRSPCGSSSGSAVAVSANLCAVAVGTETDGSVIAPASFCGIVGIKPTVGLVSRSGIIPISATQDTAGPMTRTVADAAILLNAMVGVDPADSITANAKDKIAKDYTSFLDKNALKGKRIGVEQSFLRGRQEEVVTLYQKTIDQLKQLGATIIPVELVKETGALGEAEFQVLLYEFKDGLNKYLSGVKKGVKSMSELIEFNKKNADKAMPYFKQELVEMSNAKGDLKSNEYLKALATSTSARGIIDRIMQKNQLDAIVGTSYGPAHCIDWVNGDYDPGFYFCPPAAMAGYPHITVPMGDIHGLPVGLSFIASKYEEGKIIGLAYAFEQATKHRKVPRFKRSI
- a CDS encoding PfkB family carbohydrate kinase, with protein sequence MSKPIICVGAILVDELIHAAVPILPATTVNAHITKTAGGVAHNIAKQLSILGVNIQLISVFGNDSDGDWLKQSCAAAGVKIDASITKEGISGRYTGVLNSDGSLYAAFLSNAAVEMVTPEHLQKHEALLQTAQYIMADANTSIESMNWLLSFSNRTGIPFIIEPVSVPPAMKLQQMDLNGLYMVTPNEDELPVICSAKSFLTQLQVEELLKRGVKNIWLHNGKQGSAFYTKDKTVTLHAPDIEVVDCTGAGDGSLSGFLLGKTLGKTDEECIKLAHTLSAEILQVNGAIVTHLTQEQLLNNVNKYYPSIP
- a CDS encoding pseudouridine-5'-phosphate glycosidase, translating into MTQPSNFHIHPEVAAALRDGEPVVALESTIISHGMPYPQNVATARVVEDIVRKNGAVPATIAIIKGKCTVGLTQEELEYFGQAKDVQKVSLRDMPYVVSQGLYGATTVAATMRIAAMAGISIFVTGGIGGVHRGAEKNMDISADLTEMQQTNVAVVSAGVKSILDIGLTLEYLETLGVPVVTIGQEAFPSFYSQDSGHKSPLQLNTPEEIAAMLKVKWEMGLKGSVLIANPIPADLEIPAAIMEEHIVLALDAASRAGVRGKDLTPYLLSYIAKHTNGESLDANIALIKNNAAIGAQIAVALSAIID
- a CDS encoding 3-keto-disaccharide hydrolase, which encodes MKKFLFAGLAVFASTNICVATAAAPVTTQVKTNTFEKIAADNDIIGRWDLTVNMDGRIAPSWLEVKLSGVKTLVGYFVADGGSARPISHVQVKDGKIHFSIPSQWDRLDKYMEFDAVLENDKLTGTITQSYGKVHSFTGERAPLLKREKAPVWGKPINLLSGKGTEGWHADRNNNQWVNINGILTSPKSGANIITDQKFEDFKLHIEFRYPAGSNSGVYLRGRYEVQVEDNAGKEPSATLFGGVYGFLTPNEMAAKAPGEWQTYDITLIGRRVTVVANGKAIIVDQIIPGITGGALDSKEGEPGPIMLQGDHGPVEYRNIIITPAK
- the acs gene encoding acetate--CoA ligase; translation: MSYPYQIKSFEEYQRVYKESVENPEAFWSSIAEHFVWRKKWDKVLDWNFSEPKNEWFKGGKLNITENCLDRHLAERGNVPAIIWESNDPHEKQRVLTYNVLHKRVCQFAQVLINNGVQKGDRVCIYMGMIPELAIAVLACARIGAIHSVIFGGFSAQSIADRLYDAQSEFIVTCDGAFRGGKDIPLKSVIDDALIGNRTVKKVIVYTRTRTPISMIKGRDVWWEDEMRHVEEMGIKELPAEEMDAEDPLFILYTSGSTGKPKGVVHACAGYMVYTNYTFVNIFNYQPGQIHFCTADIGWITGHSYIVYGPLSAGATSLMFEGVPTWPDAGRFWEIVDKYKVNILYTAPTAIRSLMSYGLGPLQGKDLSSLKVLGTVGEPINEEAWHWYNENVGKKNCPIIDTWWQTETGGCLISNLAGITPSKPGWATLPMPGVQPILVDEKGVEITEAEDGIYKGNLCIKFPWPSLLLTTYGDHERCRTNYFATYENLYFTGDGALKDENGFFRITGRVDDVLNVSGHRIGTAEVENAINMHAGVIESAVVGYPHDVKGQGIYAFVIYSNTHGDEELTRKDILQTVTRMIGPIAKPDKIQFVSGLPKTRSGKIMRRILRKIAEGETENLGDTTTLLDPGVVDEIKNGHL
- a CDS encoding MFS transporter, producing the protein MNKTKGTSITTVISASSVGTMIEWYDFYIFGSLATIISTKFFPQDNPTAAFLSTLATFAAGFVVRPFGALFFGRLGDLIGRKYTFMVTLLLMGGATFLIGCIPSYESIGFMAPVLILLLRLLQGLALGGEYGGAATYVAEHSPNNKRGLMTSWIQTTATVGLFVSLLVIMGTRAALTAEDFNEWGWRVPFWVSILMVLVSYLIRKNMEESPVFAKAKASGKTSVNPLKESFGNKLNFKFVLLALFGAVMGQGVIWYTGQFYAMSFLEKTMNVHKEQVDSLMFIALIMGTPFFLVFGWFSDKVGRKWIMMLGMLVAIVSYRPIYEKMYQTTNLEKKKEVSRSINMVNNVNTITTLYADSTIKTEIQKTNPANGATLSTIHIQVNESDERKLILLVFLQVIFVTMVYGPIAAFLVEMFPTKIRYTSMSLPYHIGNGVFGGLLPAVATYLTTQAKTAGKADWYLEGLWYPIGVATVCLIIGVIYINGKDKEIND
- a CDS encoding DUF6814 family protein — its product is MNIVRKLLGIVWLALGLAVGYFGLTILGIPKLTSGKQDDLVFGIIICFILLPIVVGGLLVFGKYALQGEYKIIEDNPEHAHYIE